The stretch of DNA ATCGAGGCGGTGCGGCGGCATCTCGGCATCGAACGCTGGCTCGTGACGGGAATCTCCTGGGGCACAACCCTGGCGCTCGCCTACGCGCAGCAGCATCCCGACCGGGTAAGCGCGCTCGTGCTGGCCGCCGTCACAACCACCAGCCGAGACGAGGTCACCTGGATCACCGAGACCGTCGGTCGCGTCTTTCCGGAGGCGTGGTACGCCTTCGCGGCAGCGTCCGACCGGCGCGGGGACGAGCGCATCGTCGAGGCCTATGCGCGGCGCCTCGCGGGACACGACGCGTCGGATCGTCGGCGGGCGGTGCGGGACTGGATGGCCTGGGAAGACATGCATGTCTCCCTCGATCGGTCCTTGCCTCCGGGCCAAAAGCCGGACGATCCGGAGCGGGACGCGGTGTTCGCGACCCTGGTCACGCATTACTGGGCCAATGACGGCTTCCTGCACGGTCCCGAGGCGATCCTCGCCGGCATGGACCGTCTCCGCACCATCCCGGGCGTCCTGATCCATGGACGCCGCGACATCAGCGGACCTGCGGCCACGGCGTGGCAGTTGCACCGTCTCTGGCCGGCGAGCCGCCTCTGCATCGTGGAGGCGGAGGGCCATGGCGGGCCCGAGATCGCCGCGCGGATGCGGGACGCGACCGACCGTTTTGCCGATGATGGTCGATCAGAGCCTGCTTGACTGGCAATCCCAGTCTCAAATCCTCCAACGTCATCCTGGGGCTCGTCGAAGACGAGAACCCGGGATCCATAGCCGCTGACGTCGAAGAAAAAGGCGGGTCGTCATCCGCCTCGTGCTGCGCCGTCAGCGGTTATGGATCCCGGGTTCCACTTCGCGGCCCCAGGATGACGAGGTGAGGTGGCGATGTTCGCGCTAGATCGACTCGAGCAGACGATCAAACAGGCTCTCAGACCGTCCGCCCCCCATCGATCGGCATCTCCACCCCGGTGATGAACTCCGCCTCGTCGGAGGCCAGGAACAACGCCACGTTGGCGATGTCGGACGCCCGCGACATCCGCCCCAGCGGGATCGTCGCCACGAACTTCGCCCGGTTCTCCGGCGTATCCGGCACACCCATGAAGGCTTCGAGCAGGCCGGTCTCGCCCATCACCGGGCAGAGCGCGTTGACGCGGATCTTCCACGGCGCCAGCTCGACGGCGAGCGACTTCGACATCAGGTTCACCGCCCCCTTCGAGGCGTTGTACCAGGTCAGGCCGGGACGGGGCCGGATGCCGGCGGTCGAGCCGACATTGAGGATCACGCCGCCGCCATTGTCGCGCATCGCAGGCGCCAGCGCCCGGACGAAGTGAAAGATCGACTTCACGTTGACCCGGAACACCCGGTCGAAGGCCTCCTCGTCCACCTCCATCAGCGGCTGGTTGCGGTGGGTGGTGCCGGCATTGTTGACGAGGATGTGCGGCGTGCCGAAGGCCTCGGTGGTGCGCCGCACCGCCGCCTCGACATCCAGCGCGCTGCCGACATCCGCCGCGATGGCGATGGCCGAGGCGCCGATCTCACCCGCCACCCGCTCGGCGGCGTCGCCGCGCAGGTCGAGCACCGCGACCTTGGCGCCTTCCTCCGCATAGCGCTTGGCGATGCCCTCGCCGAAGCCGCCGCCGGCGCCGGTGACGATCGCGACCTTGCCGTTCAGCCTCATGGGAAACACTCCTCAGGTTACGTCAGGCGGCCGAGATCTCGCCGCGCTCGATCTGGATGGTGGTGTCGACGAGCGCCCGCAGCAGGTCCGGGCTGCTCTCGGTGATGAGGATCGCGACGTCGGGGAGCGCGGCCCGCAGGCGGGCCAGGGCCTCGGCGTAGCGAAGGGCGAGCGCCGGGGCGAGGCCCTGGAACGGCTCGTCGAGGAGCACCGCCCGGGTGCCGACCATCAGGGCGCGGCCCAACGCCACCATCTTGCCCTGACCGCCCGACAGGCCCGCCGCCTTGCGGGGGGCGAAGTCCTTGAGCTCCGGCAGGAGCGTGTAGACGGCATCCAGCCGCCGCGAGACCTCGGCCTTGGGGAGCTTGAGCACCTGGGCCGGCAGCAGCAGGTTGTCCTGCACCGTGAAGCTGCCGAACAGCTTGCGCTCCTCGGGCGCGTAGCCGATGCCGAGCCGCGCGCGGTGATGCGCCGGGATGGTGCCGGCCTCCTGTCCATCGAGGACGAGCCGGCCGGCCTGGAGGGGCAGGAGCCCCATCAGG from Methylobacterium aquaticum encodes:
- the pip gene encoding prolyl aminopeptidase translates to MADLTESGLLTLAAGDRIYWETSGHPEGRPALFLHGGPGSGLGTGGYRRHFDGARYRIVGIDQRGCGRSRPLATSNLGRLSRNTTQAVIADIEAVRRHLGIERWLVTGISWGTTLALAYAQQHPDRVSALVLAAVTTTSRDEVTWITETVGRVFPEAWYAFAAASDRRGDERIVEAYARRLAGHDASDRRRAVRDWMAWEDMHVSLDRSLPPGQKPDDPERDAVFATLVTHYWANDGFLHGPEAILAGMDRLRTIPGVLIHGRRDISGPAATAWQLHRLWPASRLCIVEAEGHGGPEIAARMRDATDRFADDGRSEPA
- a CDS encoding SDR family oxidoreductase; this translates as MRLNGKVAIVTGAGGGFGEGIAKRYAEEGAKVAVLDLRGDAAERVAGEIGASAIAIAADVGSALDVEAAVRRTTEAFGTPHILVNNAGTTHRNQPLMEVDEEAFDRVFRVNVKSIFHFVRALAPAMRDNGGGVILNVGSTAGIRPRPGLTWYNASKGAVNLMSKSLAVELAPWKIRVNALCPVMGETGLLEAFMGVPDTPENRAKFVATIPLGRMSRASDIANVALFLASDEAEFITGVEMPIDGGRTV
- a CDS encoding ABC transporter ATP-binding protein produces the protein MLRLEGAAVEIAGAPVLRGVSLDVPPGGRVALIGRNGAGKTTTLRALMGLLPLQAGRLVLDGQEAGTIPAHHRARLGIGYAPEERKLFGSFTVQDNLLLPAQVLKLPKAEVSRRLDAVYTLLPELKDFAPRKAAGLSGGQGKMVALGRALMVGTRAVLLDEPFQGLAPALALRYAEALARLRAALPDVAILITESSPDLLRALVDTTIQIERGEISAA